A genome region from Glycine max cultivar Williams 82 chromosome 5, Glycine_max_v4.0, whole genome shotgun sequence includes the following:
- the LOC100808102 gene encoding uncharacterized protein At4g10930 isoform X2 — MEADFVTSDMLTLTQDAFYANDNDDVAVEGERCGICMDMVIDRGLLDCCQHWFCFVCIDNWATITNLCPLCQNEFQLITCVPVYDTIGNNKVEDDSFFRDDDWSIEEKNNTLSFPSYYIDENAVICLDGDGCKVRNGLATIEGDSDLDTSIACDSCDIWYHAFCVGFDTEGTSDSTWLCPRCVADEVSKGTSNSVERTTVECNADNRNSNSECHAEDSFSGKVSVSVADTGETAVVVSMVDQTIWVPATSEKSLLSFEVGGYPMTESCILMSDTNGQQSGEVKTETNTLRIMEEEELELSLSNNISCSITSKSLVHNDLKKSVSGARDDPSGFDGTKLFNESLTKTSPSRIESEMGLQLGLSVGSFLSDKNETKDQATDVLCLSSEECFLKGDEIEANACKDNARVAGGKRKHTDYSDEQVYIKADDGDVKPELPEEDDKPELPDEIGQKKIRATGSQMTSTNDSADAHPLENAQKCPALKHSPTKAIVKSNIMNIVKGTNRRQSKGRTDTNACDKLSENKGNMAGLRVKKIMKRVSDDGESSLVVQNLRQEIREAVRNKSSINFEDNHFDPKLLEAFRAAITGPKTELVNKLSPAAIKAKKSMLQKGKVRENLTKKIFGTSNGRRKRAWDRDCEIEFWKYRCMRATKPEKIETLKSVLDLLRKGSDSPESKQASECQAKNPILSRLYLADTSVFPRKEDVKPLSVLKTIANSEQTKHNNPSDKAPNLFVDNNTKATNVYNLLSKNSVCSSEKKVDKKLVHGPVGDNSTSGKVRSNNHSERTSVSSAGAKTSTKELGLKLGCMKSDKRKWALEVLARKTAATSRNTANGNQEDNAVFKGNYPLLAQLPIDMRPVLAPCRHNKIPISVRQAQLYRLTERLLRNTNLAVIRRTADTELAVADAVNIEKEVADRSNSKLVYLNLSSQELLHRTNNTKTNVATDTSPPASSAMLTDQQSELNTDDLSTDPEVETALKNAGLLSDSPPSSPHESRETCNSDMSGPDNILELDSHPDLDIYGDFEYDLEDEDYIGASVTKVSNPKQEQNESKVKLVFSTMNLKKSDIALDCADWEGSERIEVPGDASCSPNCHNDAVLRDRASTIDEEMGQPSVSSELLPCEAAVEPPDSEFEELYGPDKEPLIKKFPVSESRSLLGDGKTENLSVANDCHNDETEVLDDAVNASELENENLTEKVSVTTITDKSSNVSEGGENSQKKEEKSNVIAKQTDSVNHVTKRVEAYIKEHIRPLCKSGVITADQYKWAVAKTTEKVMKYHSKAKNANFLIKEGEKVKKLAEQYAEAAQQNRKN, encoded by the exons ATGGAAGCGGATTTCGTCACCAGTGACATGCTCACACTCACGCAGGACGCTTTTTACGCCAACGATAAT GATGATGTAGCTGTTGAAGGGGAAAGATGTGGAATATGTATGGATATGGTTATTGACAGGGGACTTCTGGATTGCTGTCAGCACTg GTTCTGCTTTGTATGCATTGACAACTGGGCTACTATCACTAATCTTTGCCCACTTTGCCAGAATGAGTTTCAGTTAATCACTTGTGTTCCA GTATATGATACCATTGGAAACAATAAAGTTGAAGATGATTCATTCTTCAG AGATGATGACTGGTCCATTGAAGAGAAGAATAACACACTGTCATTTCCCTCTTACTACATTgatgaaaat GCAGTTATTTGCTTGGATGGTGATGGCTGCAAGGTTCGCAATGGGTTGGCTACTATTGAAGGAGATTCTGATCTCGATACATCAATAGCCTGTGATTCATGTGATATATG GTATCATGCCTTCTGTGTGGGATTTGATACTGAAGGTACATCAGACAGTACATGGTTATGCCCCAG ATGTGTTGCTGATGAAGTTTCTAAAGGAACATCCAATTCAGTAGAGAGGACAACCGTGGAATGTAATGCAGATAATCGTAATAGTAACAGTGAATGCCATGCTGAGGATTCCTTTTCAGGAAAAGTGTCTGTGTCTGTTGCTGATACAGGAGAGACAGCTGTTGTTGTTTCAATGGTTGACCAAACAATATGGGTTCCGGCAACAAGTGAGAAAAGCCTATTGTCTTTTGAAGTTGGTGGGTACCCAATGACTGAATCATGTATTTTAATGTCTGACACAAATGGTCAGCAAAGTGGGGAAGTGAAGACAGAGACAAATACGTTACGAATCATGGAGGAAGAAGAACTGGAACTGTCTTTGTCAAACAACATATCCTGTAGCATAACTTCTAAATCCTTAGTGCATAATGATTTAAAGAAAAGTGTCAGTGGAGCAAGGGATGACCCAAGTGGCTTTGACGGAACCAAGTTATTCAACGAGTCCCTTACCAAAACTAGTCCATCCAGAATTGAATCTGAAATGGGTCTTCAACTTGGTTTGTCAGTGGGCTCTTTCTTATCTG ACAAGAATGAAACAAAAGATCAAGCAACTGATGTCCTGTGCTTGAGTTCAGAagaatgttttttgaaag GAGATGAAATTGAAGCCAATGCTTGTAAGGACAATGCCAGAGTGGCTGGTGGAAAGAGAAAGCATACTGATTATAG TGATGAGCAAGTTTATATAAAGGCTGATGATGGAGATGTCAAGCCTGAacttccagaagaagatgacaaGCCTGAACTTCCGGATGAAATTGgacaaaagaaaattagagCTACCGGTAGTCAAATGACCAGTACTAATGACTCTGCAGATGCTCATCCCTTAGAAAATGCTCAGAAATGCCCTGCTTTAAAGCATTCTCCAACAAAGGCCATtgtcaaatcaaatataatgaaTATAGTTAAAGGGACAAACCGGAGGCAATCCAAGGGACGTACTGACACTAATGCTTGTGACAAGTTATCTGAAAACAAAGGAAATATGGCTGGGTTGAGGGTTAAAAAGATCATGAAGAGAGTCTCTGATGATGGAGAATCATCCTTGGTAGTTCAAAATCTAAGGCAAGAAATTAGAGAAGCTGTCCGTAACAAATCCTCTATAAACTTTGAGGATAACCATTTTGATCCCAAGCTTCTTGAAGCATTTAGGGCTGCTATAACAGGGCCTAAAACTGAACTTGTAAACAAGTTATCCCCTGCAGCTATAAAGGCAAAGAAGTCAATGTTGCAGAAAGGAAAAGTGCGTGAAAATCTAACCAAGAAAATTTTTGGGACTTCCAATGGAAGAAGAAAGCGTGCGTGGGATAGGGACTGTGAAATTGAGTTTTGGAAATATCGTTGCATGAGAGCTACAAAGCCTGAAAAGATTGAAACTTTAAAATCAGTTCTTGATCTACTAAGAAAAGGTTCAGACAGTCCAGAATCAAAGCAAGCTTCTGAATGTCAGGCCAAGAATCCTATTCTTTCCAGGTTGTATTTAGCAGATACATCTGTTTTCCCTCGGAAAGAGGATGTCAAACCTCTCTCTGTGCTTAAAACCATTGCTAACTCGGAGCAAACTAAGCATAACAACCCATCAGACAAAGCACCAAATCTATTTGTTGATAACAATACTAAAGCAACTAATGTATATAATCTTTTATCAAAGAACAGCGTTTGTTCATCTGAAAAAAAAGTAGATAAGAAGCTTGTACATGGTCCAGTTGGTGATAATTCAACTTCTGGTAAAGTACGTTCAAACAATCACTCAGAAAGGACATCGGTTTCATCAGCTGGTGCCAAAACTAGCACAAAAGAGTTAGGCCTTAAATTAGGTTGTATGAAGAGTGATAAAAGAAAATGGGCCTTGGAGGTTCTTGCGAGGAAAACAGCTGCCACAAGCAGGAACACAGCAAATGGAAATCAGGAAGACAATGCAGTTTTTAAAGGAAATTATCCTTTGCTT GCCCAATTGCCAATTGATATGAGACCAGTATTGGCACCTTGTCGCCACAATAAAATTCCTATATCAGTGAGGCAG GCCCAGCTTTACCGCCTGACAGAGCGCTTATTGAGGAACACAAATCTGGCTGTGATTCGCAGAACTGCAGATACAGAATTAGCTGTTGCAGATGCAGTTAATATTGAAAAAGAAGTTGCTGACAGATCAAACAGCAAACTTGTGTATTTGAACCTTAGTTCACAAGAGCTCTTGCATCGCACAAATAACACAAAAACCAATGTAGCCACAGATACAAGTCCACCAGCCTCATCAGCAATGCTTACTGATCAACAATCGGAACTTAATACTGATGATCTTTCAACTGACCCGGAAGTTGAAACAGCCTTGAAAAATGCTGGTCTGTTGTCTGATTCCCCACCTAGCAGTCCACATGAGAGCAGAGAAACATGTAATAGTGATATGTCAGGGCCTGATAATATACTTGAACTAGATTCTCATCCTGATCTGGATATTTATGGTGATTTTGAGTATGATTTGGAAGATGAAGATTATATTGGTGCTAGTGTTACAAAGGTCTCAAATCCAAAACAAGAGCAAAATGAGTCAAAAGTGAAACTTGTTTTCTCCACgatgaatttgaaaaagtcagaTATCGCTTTGGATTGTGCAGACTGGGAGGGGTCTGAAAGAATTGAAGTGCCAGGAGATGCATCCTGCTCACCAAATTGTCACAATGATGCAGTCCTTAGGGACAGGGCTTCTACAATTGATGAGGAGATGGGCCAGCCTTCTGTTTCTTCTGAGCTCCTACCCTGTGAGGCTGCTGTTGAGCCACCTGACTCAGAATTTGAAGAATTATATGGCCCAGACAAAGAaccacttataaaaaaatttccagTCAGTGAATCAAGATCATTACTTGGAGATGGCAAGACAGAAAATCTAAGTGTGGCCAATGATTGCCATAATGACGAAACAGAGGTCTTGGACGATGCAGTAAATGCTTCAGAACTTGAGAATGAGAATCTCACAGAAAAAGTTTCTGTTACTACCATCACTGACAAATCTTCTAATGTGTCTGAGGGTGGTGAAAATTcccaaaagaaggaagagaaatctAATGTCATTGCTAAGCAGACTGACTCTGTAAATCATGTAACTAAAAGG GTAGAAGCTTACATCAAGGAGCACATCAGACCACTGTGCAAGAGTGGTGTAATCACGGCTGACCAATACAAGTGGGCTGTTGCAAAAACGACTGAGAAGGTTATGAAATATCATTCCAAAGCAAAGAATGCTAATTTTCTCATAAAGGAAGGCGAGAAAGTAAAGAAACTTGCAGAGCAGTATGCTGAAGCAGCCCAACAGAACAGAAAAAATTGA
- the LOC100808102 gene encoding uncharacterized protein At4g10930 isoform X1, with protein MEADFVTSDMLTLTQDAFYANDNDDVAVEGERCGICMDMVIDRGLLDCCQHWFCFVCIDNWATITNLCPLCQNEFQLITCVPVYDTIGNNKVEDDSFFRDDDWSIEEKNNTLSFPSYYIDENAVICLDGDGCKVRNGLATIEGDSDLDTSIACDSCDIWYHAFCVGFDTEGTSDSTWLCPRCVADEVSKGTSNSVERTTVECNADNRNSNSECHAEDSFSGKVSVSVADTGETAVVVSMVDQTIWVPATSEKSLLSFEVGGYPMTESCILMSDTNGQQSGEVKTETNTLRIMEEEELELSLSNNISCSITSKSLVHNDLKKSVSGARDDPSGFDGTKLFNESLTKTSPSRIESEMGLQLGLSVGSFLSVDSADKNETKDQATDVLCLSSEECFLKGDEIEANACKDNARVAGGKRKHTDYSDEQVYIKADDGDVKPELPEEDDKPELPDEIGQKKIRATGSQMTSTNDSADAHPLENAQKCPALKHSPTKAIVKSNIMNIVKGTNRRQSKGRTDTNACDKLSENKGNMAGLRVKKIMKRVSDDGESSLVVQNLRQEIREAVRNKSSINFEDNHFDPKLLEAFRAAITGPKTELVNKLSPAAIKAKKSMLQKGKVRENLTKKIFGTSNGRRKRAWDRDCEIEFWKYRCMRATKPEKIETLKSVLDLLRKGSDSPESKQASECQAKNPILSRLYLADTSVFPRKEDVKPLSVLKTIANSEQTKHNNPSDKAPNLFVDNNTKATNVYNLLSKNSVCSSEKKVDKKLVHGPVGDNSTSGKVRSNNHSERTSVSSAGAKTSTKELGLKLGCMKSDKRKWALEVLARKTAATSRNTANGNQEDNAVFKGNYPLLAQLPIDMRPVLAPCRHNKIPISVRQAQLYRLTERLLRNTNLAVIRRTADTELAVADAVNIEKEVADRSNSKLVYLNLSSQELLHRTNNTKTNVATDTSPPASSAMLTDQQSELNTDDLSTDPEVETALKNAGLLSDSPPSSPHESRETCNSDMSGPDNILELDSHPDLDIYGDFEYDLEDEDYIGASVTKVSNPKQEQNESKVKLVFSTMNLKKSDIALDCADWEGSERIEVPGDASCSPNCHNDAVLRDRASTIDEEMGQPSVSSELLPCEAAVEPPDSEFEELYGPDKEPLIKKFPVSESRSLLGDGKTENLSVANDCHNDETEVLDDAVNASELENENLTEKVSVTTITDKSSNVSEGGENSQKKEEKSNVIAKQTDSVNHVTKRVEAYIKEHIRPLCKSGVITADQYKWAVAKTTEKVMKYHSKAKNANFLIKEGEKVKKLAEQYAEAAQQNRKN; from the exons ATGGAAGCGGATTTCGTCACCAGTGACATGCTCACACTCACGCAGGACGCTTTTTACGCCAACGATAAT GATGATGTAGCTGTTGAAGGGGAAAGATGTGGAATATGTATGGATATGGTTATTGACAGGGGACTTCTGGATTGCTGTCAGCACTg GTTCTGCTTTGTATGCATTGACAACTGGGCTACTATCACTAATCTTTGCCCACTTTGCCAGAATGAGTTTCAGTTAATCACTTGTGTTCCA GTATATGATACCATTGGAAACAATAAAGTTGAAGATGATTCATTCTTCAG AGATGATGACTGGTCCATTGAAGAGAAGAATAACACACTGTCATTTCCCTCTTACTACATTgatgaaaat GCAGTTATTTGCTTGGATGGTGATGGCTGCAAGGTTCGCAATGGGTTGGCTACTATTGAAGGAGATTCTGATCTCGATACATCAATAGCCTGTGATTCATGTGATATATG GTATCATGCCTTCTGTGTGGGATTTGATACTGAAGGTACATCAGACAGTACATGGTTATGCCCCAG ATGTGTTGCTGATGAAGTTTCTAAAGGAACATCCAATTCAGTAGAGAGGACAACCGTGGAATGTAATGCAGATAATCGTAATAGTAACAGTGAATGCCATGCTGAGGATTCCTTTTCAGGAAAAGTGTCTGTGTCTGTTGCTGATACAGGAGAGACAGCTGTTGTTGTTTCAATGGTTGACCAAACAATATGGGTTCCGGCAACAAGTGAGAAAAGCCTATTGTCTTTTGAAGTTGGTGGGTACCCAATGACTGAATCATGTATTTTAATGTCTGACACAAATGGTCAGCAAAGTGGGGAAGTGAAGACAGAGACAAATACGTTACGAATCATGGAGGAAGAAGAACTGGAACTGTCTTTGTCAAACAACATATCCTGTAGCATAACTTCTAAATCCTTAGTGCATAATGATTTAAAGAAAAGTGTCAGTGGAGCAAGGGATGACCCAAGTGGCTTTGACGGAACCAAGTTATTCAACGAGTCCCTTACCAAAACTAGTCCATCCAGAATTGAATCTGAAATGGGTCTTCAACTTGGTTTGTCAGTGGGCTCTTTCTTATCTG TTGATAGTGCAGACAAGAATGAAACAAAAGATCAAGCAACTGATGTCCTGTGCTTGAGTTCAGAagaatgttttttgaaag GAGATGAAATTGAAGCCAATGCTTGTAAGGACAATGCCAGAGTGGCTGGTGGAAAGAGAAAGCATACTGATTATAG TGATGAGCAAGTTTATATAAAGGCTGATGATGGAGATGTCAAGCCTGAacttccagaagaagatgacaaGCCTGAACTTCCGGATGAAATTGgacaaaagaaaattagagCTACCGGTAGTCAAATGACCAGTACTAATGACTCTGCAGATGCTCATCCCTTAGAAAATGCTCAGAAATGCCCTGCTTTAAAGCATTCTCCAACAAAGGCCATtgtcaaatcaaatataatgaaTATAGTTAAAGGGACAAACCGGAGGCAATCCAAGGGACGTACTGACACTAATGCTTGTGACAAGTTATCTGAAAACAAAGGAAATATGGCTGGGTTGAGGGTTAAAAAGATCATGAAGAGAGTCTCTGATGATGGAGAATCATCCTTGGTAGTTCAAAATCTAAGGCAAGAAATTAGAGAAGCTGTCCGTAACAAATCCTCTATAAACTTTGAGGATAACCATTTTGATCCCAAGCTTCTTGAAGCATTTAGGGCTGCTATAACAGGGCCTAAAACTGAACTTGTAAACAAGTTATCCCCTGCAGCTATAAAGGCAAAGAAGTCAATGTTGCAGAAAGGAAAAGTGCGTGAAAATCTAACCAAGAAAATTTTTGGGACTTCCAATGGAAGAAGAAAGCGTGCGTGGGATAGGGACTGTGAAATTGAGTTTTGGAAATATCGTTGCATGAGAGCTACAAAGCCTGAAAAGATTGAAACTTTAAAATCAGTTCTTGATCTACTAAGAAAAGGTTCAGACAGTCCAGAATCAAAGCAAGCTTCTGAATGTCAGGCCAAGAATCCTATTCTTTCCAGGTTGTATTTAGCAGATACATCTGTTTTCCCTCGGAAAGAGGATGTCAAACCTCTCTCTGTGCTTAAAACCATTGCTAACTCGGAGCAAACTAAGCATAACAACCCATCAGACAAAGCACCAAATCTATTTGTTGATAACAATACTAAAGCAACTAATGTATATAATCTTTTATCAAAGAACAGCGTTTGTTCATCTGAAAAAAAAGTAGATAAGAAGCTTGTACATGGTCCAGTTGGTGATAATTCAACTTCTGGTAAAGTACGTTCAAACAATCACTCAGAAAGGACATCGGTTTCATCAGCTGGTGCCAAAACTAGCACAAAAGAGTTAGGCCTTAAATTAGGTTGTATGAAGAGTGATAAAAGAAAATGGGCCTTGGAGGTTCTTGCGAGGAAAACAGCTGCCACAAGCAGGAACACAGCAAATGGAAATCAGGAAGACAATGCAGTTTTTAAAGGAAATTATCCTTTGCTT GCCCAATTGCCAATTGATATGAGACCAGTATTGGCACCTTGTCGCCACAATAAAATTCCTATATCAGTGAGGCAG GCCCAGCTTTACCGCCTGACAGAGCGCTTATTGAGGAACACAAATCTGGCTGTGATTCGCAGAACTGCAGATACAGAATTAGCTGTTGCAGATGCAGTTAATATTGAAAAAGAAGTTGCTGACAGATCAAACAGCAAACTTGTGTATTTGAACCTTAGTTCACAAGAGCTCTTGCATCGCACAAATAACACAAAAACCAATGTAGCCACAGATACAAGTCCACCAGCCTCATCAGCAATGCTTACTGATCAACAATCGGAACTTAATACTGATGATCTTTCAACTGACCCGGAAGTTGAAACAGCCTTGAAAAATGCTGGTCTGTTGTCTGATTCCCCACCTAGCAGTCCACATGAGAGCAGAGAAACATGTAATAGTGATATGTCAGGGCCTGATAATATACTTGAACTAGATTCTCATCCTGATCTGGATATTTATGGTGATTTTGAGTATGATTTGGAAGATGAAGATTATATTGGTGCTAGTGTTACAAAGGTCTCAAATCCAAAACAAGAGCAAAATGAGTCAAAAGTGAAACTTGTTTTCTCCACgatgaatttgaaaaagtcagaTATCGCTTTGGATTGTGCAGACTGGGAGGGGTCTGAAAGAATTGAAGTGCCAGGAGATGCATCCTGCTCACCAAATTGTCACAATGATGCAGTCCTTAGGGACAGGGCTTCTACAATTGATGAGGAGATGGGCCAGCCTTCTGTTTCTTCTGAGCTCCTACCCTGTGAGGCTGCTGTTGAGCCACCTGACTCAGAATTTGAAGAATTATATGGCCCAGACAAAGAaccacttataaaaaaatttccagTCAGTGAATCAAGATCATTACTTGGAGATGGCAAGACAGAAAATCTAAGTGTGGCCAATGATTGCCATAATGACGAAACAGAGGTCTTGGACGATGCAGTAAATGCTTCAGAACTTGAGAATGAGAATCTCACAGAAAAAGTTTCTGTTACTACCATCACTGACAAATCTTCTAATGTGTCTGAGGGTGGTGAAAATTcccaaaagaaggaagagaaatctAATGTCATTGCTAAGCAGACTGACTCTGTAAATCATGTAACTAAAAGG GTAGAAGCTTACATCAAGGAGCACATCAGACCACTGTGCAAGAGTGGTGTAATCACGGCTGACCAATACAAGTGGGCTGTTGCAAAAACGACTGAGAAGGTTATGAAATATCATTCCAAAGCAAAGAATGCTAATTTTCTCATAAAGGAAGGCGAGAAAGTAAAGAAACTTGCAGAGCAGTATGCTGAAGCAGCCCAACAGAACAGAAAAAATTGA